The following proteins come from a genomic window of Falco rusticolus isolate bFalRus1 chromosome 9, bFalRus1.pri, whole genome shotgun sequence:
- the RGR gene encoding RPE-retinal G protein-coupled receptor: protein MVTAYPVPEGFTELEVFAIGTALLVEALLGFCLNGLTIISFRKIKELRTPSNLLVLSIALADCGICVNAFIAAFSSFLRYWPYGSDGCQIHGFQGFLTALASIGSSAAVAWDRYHHYCTRSKLQWSTAISMMLFAWLFAAFWAVMPLLGWGEYDYEPLRTCCTLDYSKGDRNYITFLFGLSIFNFMIPGFIMLTAYQSIHQKFKKSGNYKFNTGLPLKTLVICWGPYCLLCFYAAVENVMFISPKYRMIPAVIAKTAPMVNAFVYALGNENYRGGIWQFLTGQKIEKEVDNKAK from the exons ATGGTCACCGCATACCCTGTCCCTGAAGGCTTCACTGAATTAGAGGTGTTTGCCATCGGCACTGCCCTGCTGGTCGAAG CCCTGCTTGGCTTCTGTCTGAATGGCTTGACAATTATTTCTTTCCGAAAAATCAAAGAACTCCGAACACCCAGCAATCTGCTGGTTCTCAGCATTGCACTGGCCGACTGCGGGATCTGCGTCAATGCATTCATCgctgccttctccagcttcctAAG ATACTGGCCCTACGGCTCTGATGGCTGTCAAATTCACGGATTCCAGGGCTTCCTCACAGCACTAGCCAGCATTGGCTCCAGCGCTGCGGTCGCCTGGGACCGGTACCATCACTACTGTACAA gGAGCAAGCTGCAGTGGAGCACGGCCATCTCCATGATGCTGTTTGCATGgctctttgctgccttttgggCTGTGATGCCCTTGCTGGGATGGGGGGAATATGATTACGAACCCCTCCGAACCTGCTGCACCCTGGACTACAGCAAAGGGGACAG AAACTATATCACATTCCTTTTTGGTCTATCCATTTTCAATTTCATGATCCCGGGCTTCATCATGCTGACGGCCTATCAGTCCATACACCAGAAGTTCAAGAAAAGTGGGAACTATAAG tttaataCTGGTTTACCATTGAAGACGCTGGTCATCTGCTGGGGTCCCTATTGCCTTTTATGCTTCTACGCAGCAGTTGAAAACGTGATGTTCATTTCACCAAAATACCGCATG ATTCCTGCTGTTATTGCCAAGACTGCACCAATGGTGAATGCCTTCGTATATGCCTTGGGGAATGAGAACTACAGAGGAGGAATATGGCAGTTCCTCACAGGACAGAAGATTGAGAAAGAAGTTGATAACAAAGCTAAATAA